From the genome of Euwallacea similis isolate ESF13 chromosome 26, ESF131.1, whole genome shotgun sequence:
CTAGAAATCTTTGAGTTCAACTAGTTTCTATCTTCTTCTTGACAGTGAGTGAATTAATGATGTAACTACCAAGGTCATAACATAACcaaaaaagcataaaaataaacattttatcttccactttcttatttttattgtacattttaatgaaacgcGTCAGGAAACATACTTAAACCATCGTAGAaaccaaaaatcaattttattaaaaatttcaagtgaGCACCATTCGCATCCGTTATTAATCACTATTAACAGATCGGCAGTCGCAATTGACAATGCTTCCTAGATTTCTGTCCGATACAGACAGAAAACAGCAAATTACAACTTTAAAGATATTCAACGACAAGTACGTATTAAAGCCTTAAAGTTAAAGACACCATAGTTCACATTCTTCTTTGATTTTCAGCGTAACAGAAATCACCAAAAATACTGACTATGAAATATCCTTTGAATCTGGAAAGAACAACTTAGTTTTACGAGTAACTTTAGGCTCTGATTTTCCAAATGAAAAGCCACTACTGACCATAAGTCCTTTGGTAGCTCATCCATGGGTAAATGAGAGTGGTGTCATTACTAATGCACCAGGATTGTTAAGTGTAAGCCTGACCCTCTAATTTTCATAGATTCATGTTGAAGTAGTGCCTTGATATTGATTGAATTCTTGGGTTCTATGGAAACTAACTTAACCAAAAAGATATtagaacattaataatttagctcTTTAAATACCTGGTACTTGTTTTGCTGCCCAATATCAGTTAAtgttcatatacagggtaaaaaaatgatatctaaatattgatttgTGTGTGTCAAACTGTAATTTGTTCATTACTTAGAAGTTTGTTTCTGCAAAcatttgtttctaaattttttggtGTGTTTGGTGCCCAGAAAACCAGTTGCATAGAATTTAGTGTTATTATAGTTCTTATTCATCCTTTTCTCAACTGATAGCTAAGTAAGTATGAgaatgttataaaaaattcaggttAATGGGAAATAATGATGTGTCTCATGGAATCAACagactatttatttatttatgtaattattaatattaacttaTAATTAATCTAgagactaaaaaaaattaaatttatttcatcataGCTTTATTAACCACACTCTATGTAGATTTCAAAATCTTATGCACTTATTTCCCATTAAGTcccatattttcattaaaatttttcttcaatctcCATGAGGTTTGAGTTATAAAAACCTGAAACTCCTGGTACATACTACAGTTATAacttctattttattttttgtatgttttataCCCAGTTAGCATAAcaagcttttttttttaattatagtttACTCCACATTCCGATTTGGGACGCGTTGTCCAAGCTATTATCAGAGAATTTCAGCGAAATCCTCCCAAGCCAACTATCACATCAAGACATTCAAGTGTGTCAATTCAAGGTGTAATATAAACAGCAAACAGCCTCCTTTATCATGATCAAAAGTCTTTTATTGCAGATGGggacaataaacaaaaaagttatagttCTTTCTCAAATATCGATTATTCACCTCATCATGTCACTATTTCGGACACCACAGTATTGTCTTCCAGTCTTAAATTCcctgaattaaatttactttcactTGAGGAGCTTAGATTTATAGATGAATGTGTAGATCGGCAGGCCGAATTCATCGATGAATTGGGGACTATAAGGGAGCAAAGAAGATATTTGGAAGAATTAGAGTTACAACTAAAGGACATTGCTGGTAAGAGTCACATTTGGGAGTTGAAGCCTATATAAACAAGGAGTTTTAGAGGAGAATTTATGTAAAGAACAGCAGCTTAACCAAGCAAAGGATGCGGTAAACCAACGTATAGAAGAGGCGGTTAAATTAACATTCGAAAATGAACGCTTATATTCAGTTTACCTAAATTTGTCAGAGAAGTATTTGCCAAGGAATATTCAGGTTGATTTCTTTTGACTTTGTTTACGCCGAATCGCAATTTGGGTGATTTTAGGAAGAATTGAGTAAAGCGGCAAAGAGAGCAGAGGAAGAAGGGGAAAAAATGGTTGAATCATTCCTGCAAGGAGATTTAGATGtggataaatttttaaatttgtttataaagtCCAAGTCCCTGTATCAGCTGAGGAAAACTAAGGAAGAAAAACTTGCCCACCAGCTTGATCGTTTTGAGAAGGAGTATTGACTGATCATGTAGTACATTATAGatgtaaattatgtaatttttactgTCATAGTATAAGGTTGATTAAAGTTTCAGCAAAGTTACACGTATTTATTTCACACTATCCTGGGTAGATGTTTATCCTATTTTGATTTAGTGCTGAACTGATGGAACGAACATTATAGTACCTGGTTCTTCCCTGTTCCAATTCTATTATATTATTCTATCGTATCAAGTTCAACATTTTTGTCCTAAGGCGGTCATAGAGGGCACTAATTTTAATCTGAAAATTCATCACCTACTGTTTTCATGGACGGATCAGTCGATTCAAGATATTGATCTCTTGATATTATTTGGAAATGCTTTAGTTACGATTTCGCTTACTCAAGTGGAGATTTCGCATGTTTCGCTTTCTGTCAAGAACCTATACCAGGATGTAATAATTGTTTACGTCACAAGTCTCATGACTGACTTATTATAGTACAAGGTATTTTGAGTGCCGAGGctgaaaaatgtcaagaaGTAAAGAATTACTGTATTGATATCTAATAGAGGTATATTGTATATTGTCTAATTTCgcttaatttataaaaaattggtagTTTAAGTCATAACAAGtagtatttcttgaaaatatggcgaacGAAATTTTTCACTCTAAGCCAGTCAAACGCAATTAGATATCCATCGAAACCTGCCAGTATTAAATACAATTGTTGTTTACcttataaatatttgactatttacatgcaaaaaaataaatgttacaatcttctaaattatttttaggtcAAAAACTGTCCACTATGGTCACATTAAGagaaaaacgtttaattttaaagtaaggGAGTAGCTCCGGAAAGAACTGAATTTATCTGCCGCAATCAGCACAAAGTAAACAGATCTACCCGGACAGTATAAAATGAATAACTATTTTAGAATCaagtgtttttttactttagtCTGTAGTTGAGGTGCAAAAAGTTacatcaaattttcattaaagcGAAGGTTTTCTAGGAAAGAGGTGCCGTAATGTAGCGGCCGCTATAAAATGTCGTTGTCCATGCATTTTAGATTCATGCAGATTTTTAGGTAGCGGTAGACCAGATCATGATTGACGTAGGAAAGTTTAATTGACATCATATTACGACCGCTAGGAAACCGTACCTTTACGTATGTTAAGTAGCTAAATATACTAAGATTTTGATACAGAACAATCTTTCAATTGCACCAACGCTAATGGGCGGACAAAGGACAAAAACTGTGTCACACTCCCCAAATTCTATTGAGCCACACCTCATGTATTTTTTAGATGCATCCGTCGGGAGCAGGAGTCTAGGCGGGCGCATGCGCCTCCCGCCTTCTTCGGTGGCTGCCAAGCGCCGAAAATCGAATCAAGGGCTGGCGTCCAAACGGCATACTCGAGGTCGATAAcgttaattttcttttgatgattttaatttccaaCTTCATTTATCAGTTAATTTGCTTGGAAGATGCTTTCGTGTGATAGCTAGGCCGCTATTCGGCGCGTAAATCGTTTAGGGACACCGTCGTGTAACTGTAGCGCGATTGGGAGTTGATCGTCTAGCCGTGTAGTGCAGTATACTCTAGGTCATATTTAGAATGGGAGCCAAAGGAAGTGTCGAAGCGGCGAAAATCAATGCACAAAATTGGAACGATCTTGAGGTAGCCTCATTATTTCCCTTTTATTTGCATGTATGTAATTTCCTAATGGTGTCAAGCGAAAGGCGTGTTGATAGAACATTTTTGTGCAAACAAACCGTGTTATATTAGACATAGTATTGATCTTGGGCGTATAGATAGTAGTAGTGGCAAACGTTGGTGCTGAGGTAAGGCAACTTTTCTAGACACAAACGAGTTTTCcattcttaaaatattaaataattcctTTCCCTCATCTGCTTAATTGCGATCTGCGATTGCACCTCATTTTGTTTTCatacacacatacacacacacacacacacacatattCGTTAATAAGTGTGTCATGTAGCATGGAGTTAATACCAGAAGTACAGGGGAGATTCATAATTGTTGTAGCACAAGCATCAAAAGCAATTTCTGATCCATCATCAACGATCACAGTCGCTTAACAGAAACGTGCGCCAATGGGGTAGCAGTAGAAGTGCGGACTTCGGTGGGAGCGATATGTGGTGACATCAACGGTGCCAGTGCCCAGCGGGAACGTTGCAGGGGATGGGCAATAAGTTGAGCTGCTCCTGCGCACCCCTCATTAGAAAGGCAAGTCAAAAGCTCCATACAGACTTAAACATATCACCCCACAACAAACCCAACTCCGAAGAAAACACTAATCCTGGGTGTTATTGCCCCATACAAATCAGTATTTCATTCGGCGTTGGGTTCGTTGTATGCCGAATTTCTCAGGTCTGGCCAAGCTTTACTTGTACATTTTATTGTTCACTCATACTTCTTCATTATTATATTCTTCGAAATAGTatcttcaataaataaattctagGCTTATCGGTACGATGATTCACCGTGGCAGACGTCCAGACGTCGAGATGGGCATCTTCTTCGGTAAGATTGGACATTGCATTTTGGGAAATATTACAGACTTCATTATTTATGCATTGCTGCGCAGACTCTGGGCGGAAGTCTTCCACGTGTCATCCGGAGGTGGCGGGCAATTCAAATGGCAACAAGTTAGCGAGGACTTGGTGCCAGTCAATATTACCTGTATCCAGGATTCGCCGGAGTGCGTCTTTCACATTACGGCCTACAATTCCCAAGTagataaaattttggacgttcGATTAGTTCAGCCAGGTATTGCGTCCAAGCTTTTGCAAATTCAGACTGAACTTTCCATAATTTTTACAACAGGGACACGAATAGGCCAAGCTTCAGAATGTTTCGTTTATTGGAAAGACCCCATGACGAACGACACTTGGGGCTTAAATTTCACTTCTCCGATCGACGCGAAACAGTTTCGCGAGTGCTGTGTGAGTATAACCATCGTAGGCCTTGCACACCGAAGTCCATTGAACTTAGTGCGATGACGTTTTCCAGTCCCCGTCGTTCAAGTTTTCCCGCAAAGCTTCTTCTTCCTACTCCCTCAAGTTGGACCCCCCTGGAAAACAGAAATTCAAGCAAAAGAGGAAACCGTTGAGCACGCCCGCTTCGCCATCCAGAGGCTCCAGGGAGCCACAGTGTACCTGTATGACCGCGGAACAGTATGCCAGGTTGAGAGCCCAAGATCCACGGTATAGAGGATCGTCGACTTTGCCCAGGTCGACTAGAGTTCCGGACACCGAAGGAAAGATCGAGAAGATCACGGCTGCTACTTCATCAACAAGTTTGTATGACAATATTGGAGCTACGCAAACGGCATCTTTACCGGGTAATTTTGACATAATCACTATAAGGCGCCTGGCCTCGTGTGCGTAGGGCGTACCtgagtttaaattttcaatgataGTTAACTAATTGAGCTTTTTTCACAACATCCTTGATATGAAATTCTATCTCGAATGGAGATTTGATCGGGGATTTGATCTATTCAGGACTAAAAACGGCGCAAAGGGAAGGCAGCCAAACGAAACAAACTCGCGACAGAGGTATTCAGCCCCAAGCAGATACTAGTACCATGACTACGAACAGCTCAACTACTCCCAAGACTGTGACTGCATCCGTAGGCACCGAGAGCAATAGTGTTGAAACACAGGTGCTATTTTATGGCCGACACTTCAGGGCAATTTTTGACGATCTATGTCTGTCTTGCACAGGCCAACCAGATGGAGTCTCAGTCTCAAACGTCTGACCAACAACAACAATCTGAAGGTACTCAGGCTGGAGAGCCCTTGTCCGTAGCCAGCAAATCGGCCGGCGCATCCACCAAAGGTTCTCTAAAGGATCACCATGTGCTCAGTAGCACTAAATCCGTAGATTACTCAGAAATGGAGATGAATCGTGACCCGGAATTCCGAGGACATCTGCATAATAATGTTAGCAATAATATTCAAACCAGACGAAGCAAATCGAAGAGTTCAGAGGATATGAATAGGTAAGTCAATAATAAGTAAGATGTAGGAACGATTCAATGATTAGACCAACCGTTTCTTATATCTTTTTAGGGAAAATGGAATGAGTTTGGATAGTAATATCCTGAAACGAATGCTCAAGCCGATGACGAGTCAAGAGAGCCCAGTTACGTCACCGGAAATGAGCAGGAAACGGTATCATTACTACAACCATAATCAGGGTAGGCATTTGAACAATAATATACGACATTTGGAACCAGAGGCAGCTAATATAAATGCTAGGAATCAGTTGGGAACCAATTCCAGATTTTCTGGCTCACGGTAAATTAgttcaattaattttgcttatgtgacattaattaacaaaatttattaaattgacttAGTGGATGAGCGAAGTCAGTTGAAtccattatacagggtgttatttaagcaGATTCTTTCAGTGATTTTAACACGAAAAGTTTACATAAACATAGGTCTGACAATATTTCGTTCttaagatacagggtgtcaaactttttttaagttatgtcaaagtcaaatttgtttggtaaattgtttttctttccaCGGCACTCTTACTTTTTGATACTTTCAAACATTGCAGTAATAAGTATCGTTAtgcattttatgtttatttgtttgatCGAAAACAGCTAATCCAagcgaaaaaaatcaaaagatgACTTAGtgatatggaaaaaataacgCGTACACCCCagtttttgataatttgatagttaaattttttttattatgttgtcCTAAAGTGTTGCAATAAAGCgatttctattttcttttctcagaaactaagCAAGATGCGAAAAAAATTcgagaataaaaaaattgtatttttagttgcttaatgcgaaaaaaatataaaagttaaaaaatagtcAGTAGTGCATAGATAACATACGTACGTAACACtgttaaatttgaacaaaactgattaaaagattattaagatttttacgaaaaaacgatttttaaaaaaagtttgataccctctatcttgaaaacgaagcattgccggacctatgtttatatgaactttttgttttacaaTCATTCGAAGAATCATCTTTTGAAGTTTGACCATGTGTCCccataacaccctgtatgtaatCTATTACTGCACATGCAATCAGTCTATTATTGTCGTTTATTGCAGATCATCTCACGAAATTGGACGAGGTTATCCAGGTAGGGGCCTTTACTTAGAACTAGAACGAGGGTCAGCCGGAGACTTTTCACCTCCTTCAGACAACGTCATCTTCGATAACCAGTGCTACGCGACCACTCCGAGTTCTAGCAATGGTAACTCGGACATGGAGCAAGCTTCCCAACATTATGGCAGACGTCGTCTCCATCGCCAAGTAAGTTCTCATTATTCAAGTGCAAGTCTATTTCTGAAATCAAGGAAAACGCAGTATTTTTCGTTTGGTACTGATTTTTTACAGTTTCGCTTtgtcaattaatattttttcttaattctgaTAATAAATCTCAATgatgattatttttctcttATGAAGAATTCCAGTATTAATTCCACGCCTGGATCGCCAACAAGTAGACTGCTTCTAGAATATGAAATGCACCTTCGCAACACTTTAGCCAAAGGCATGGACGCT
Proteins encoded in this window:
- the Vsp37A gene encoding vacuolar protein sorting-associated protein 37A, yielding MLPRFLSDTDRKQQITTLKIFNDNVTEITKNTDYEISFESGKNNLVLRVTLGSDFPNEKPLLTISPLVAHPWVNESGVITNAPGLLSFTPHSDLGRVVQAIIREFQRNPPKPTITSRHSSVSIQDGDNKQKSYSSFSNIDYSPHHVTISDTTVLSSSLKFPELNLLSLEELRFIDECVDRQAEFIDELGTIREQRRYLEELELQLKDIAEENLCKEQQLNQAKDAVNQRIEEAVKLTFENERLYSVYLNLSEKYLPRNIQEELSKAAKRAEEEGEKMVESFLQGDLDVDKFLNLFIKSKSLYQLRKTKEEKLAHQLDRFEKEY